One window from the genome of Podospora pseudocomata strain CBS 415.72m chromosome 1 map unlocalized CBS415.72m_1.2, whole genome shotgun sequence encodes:
- the ADK2 gene encoding Adenylate kinase 2 (COG:F; EggNog:ENOG503NVM0) — protein sequence MMRLRKAARVILVGAPGVGKGTQSERLLQRFPQLSSISSGDLLRHNVKQRTPLGIKVESTMKAGLLVPDDLILRLINNELNQRGWLYSSHPAGNVMTLASCAAETQSFSNDADMAAFISHPAHARGGYGSPSEDPSASFLLDGFPRTATQAERLDETIPINMVVSLKTPLAVIMERISGRWVHEASGRVYNTTFNPPKVAGVDDVTGEPLVRRADDSEEVYRQRWKKFEETSEPLLEHYARKGVLWEVSGMSSDEITPKLMREFERRFAE from the exons ATGATGCGCCTCCGAAAGGCTGCCCGAGTTATCCTTGTAGGCGCCCCGGgagtgggaaaggggacaCAGTCTGAGCGGCTGTTGCAGCGGTTTCCTCAGCTgtcatccatctcctctgGGGATCTTCTCAGGCACAATGTCAAGCAGCGGACACCTCTGG GCATCAAGGTCGAGAGTACGATGAAGGCCGGACTTTTGGTTCCCGATGATCTTATCCTTCGGTTGATCAATAACGAGCTCAACCAGCGCGGGTGGTTGTACTCGAGCCACCCCGCCGGCAACGTCATGACGCTCGCTTCCTGTGCCGCCGAGACGCAGTCCTTCAGCAATGATGCCGATATGGCTGCCTTCATTTCGCACCCAGCGCATGCTCGTGGTGGTTACGGCTCACCTTCAGAAGATCCCTCGGCTTCGTTTCTTCTCGATGGGTTCCCTCGTACCGCGACACAGGCTGAACGGCTCGATGAGACAATCCCCATCAACATGGTTGTGTCACTGAAGACGCCGCTGGCGGTCATTATGGAGCGCATCTCTGGGAGATGGGTGCATGAGGCTTCGGGCAGGGTTTACAACACTACTTTCAACCCACCCAAGGTTGCTGGTGTCGACGATGTCACTGGAGAGCCGTTGGTCCGCAGGGCAGACGACAGCGAGGAGGTCTACCGCCAACGATGGAAGAAGTTTGAGGAGACGAGCGAGCCATTGTTGGAACACTACGCTCGCAAGGGTGTGCTGTGGGAGGTGTCGGGAATGAGCAGCGACGAGATCACCCCCAAGCTCATGCGTGAGTTTGAGCGTCGCTTTGCTGAATGA
- a CDS encoding uncharacterized protein (EggNog:ENOG503NZUF; CAZy:GH76; COG:G), with the protein MRLLQTAVVALASAANAAATVKLQPDPLLDLSFTSPQVTTQGAGRPDTQLFADLCASINVMQNHYFENWIGTWPDAIDWTRAVMSTHIAGALRTITEDFELARSQPNIVIPPLANFIGRYFGELIAFYFGQDVFSLRGEAFDDMLWVVLGWLETIQFIDELGDGRWHGERWTPAFAHRARIFWELSSKGWDQKLCGGGMLWNPRLSPYKNAITNELWIAASIGMYLHFPGDENTSPWEEMMVRPGLDKRDLGKRDWPPHDPMFFRTAQLGYEWLESSGMINHQGLYADGFHISGYSEGSNNTECDERDEMVYTYNQGVILSGQLGLFVATGSEEYLNSGHKLIKDVIRATGWDLERARPVANLDDYHANLLPSWKGLGRAGVLEEACDVFGTCSQDAQTFKGIWMHHFTTFCSPNSLDKIMPSAGSRMSQQGLARIRTKHFAECKKYVPWLRHNAVAALGTRDEHGKFGMWWTIGLFPWEQGLKMSWDDFEKLHVLPPDHGEDDYRNRGVPHNEVWMMTNPNITLPVEAEKEGLPAVAGVSMERQKAVYMQMGKEDMKKREPRTSGSSKELWNNDPNTRGRGRTVETQGGAVALLRALWVVSKHTY; encoded by the coding sequence ATGAGGCTTCTCCAAACAGCAGTCGTCGCCCTGGCGTCGGCTGCCAACGCAGCAGCCACCGTCAAACTCCAACCTgaccccctcctcgacctctccTTCACGTCCCCCCAAGTGACGACACAAGGGGCAGGCCGACCTGACACCCAGCTCTTTGCTGACCTCTGCGCCTCTATAAACGTCATGCAAAACCATTACTTCGAAAACTGGATTGGCACCTGGCCCGACGCCATCGACTGGACTAGAGCCGTGATGAGCACCCACATCGCGGGAGCTCTGCGGACCATAACCGAGGACTTTGAGCTGGCCAGATCCCAGCCCAATAtcgtcatcccccccctGGCCAACTTTATCGGCCGGTATTTTGGCGAGCTGATTGCCTTTTATTTTGGGCAGGACGTCTTCTCCCTGCGCGGAGAGGCGTTCGACGACATGCTCTGGGTTGTGCTGGGCTGGTTGGAAACGATACAGTTCATTGACGAGCTGGGAGACGGGAGGTGGcatggggagaggtggacGCCGGCGTTTGCCCACAGGGCGAGGATATTCTGGGAGCTTTCGAGCAAAGGGTGGGATCAGAAGCTGTGCGGGGGAGGGATGCTGTGGAATCCGAGGTTGAGTCCGTACAAGaatgccatcaccaacgagcTTTGGATTGCGGCGAGTATTGGGATGTATCTCCATTTCCCGGGGGATGAGAATACAAGTCcgtgggaggagatgatggtgagaCCTGGGCTTGATAAGAGGGACTTGGGCAAGAGAGACTGGCCTCCGCATGATCCCATGTTTTTCAGGACAGCGCAGCTGGGGTATGAGTGGTTGGAGTCGTCTGGGATGATTAACCACCAGGGCTTGTATGCGGATGGTTTCCACATTTCGGGGTACAGCGAGGGGAGCAACAATACCGAGTGTGACGAGAGGGACGAGATGGTGTATACGTACAACCAGGGTGTGATTTTGTCGGGTCAGTTGGGGTTGTTTGTTGCTACTGGCAGTGAGGAGTACCTCAATTCTGGACacaagctcatcaaggacGTGATTCGGGCTACAGGTTGGGATCTAGAAAGGGCCAGACCTGTGGCTAATCTGGATGATTATCACGCCAACTTGCTTCCAAGCTGGAAGGGTCTTGGTCGAGCGGGTGTGCTGGAGGAAGCCTGTGATGTTTTTGGAACTTGCTCGCAAGACGCCCAGACTTTCAAGGGTATCTGGATGCATCACTTTACCACATTTTGCTCACCAAATTCTCTCGACAAGATCATGCCTAGTGCTGGGTCTAGGATGAGTCAACAGGGCCTTGCACGGATCAGGACGAAGCACTTTGCCGAGTGCAAGAAGTATGTGCCCTGGTTGAGACATaatgctgttgctgctctAGGCACACGAGACGAGCATGGGAAATTTGGGATGTGGTGGACGATTGGGCTATTTCCATGGGAGCAGGGGCTGAAGATGAGCTGGGATGATTTTGAGAAACTTCACGTCCTACCGCCGGACCACGGGGAGGATGATTATCGGAATCGTGGGGTACCCCACAATGAGGtttggatgatgacgaaCCCCAATATCACGTTGCCggttgaggctgagaaggaggggctgcctgctgttgctggtgtgTCAATGGAGAGGCAAAAGGCGGTTTATATGCAGATGGGCAAGGAGGAcatgaagaagagagagcCCCGGACGTCAGGTTCGTCGAAGGAGCTGTGGAACAATGATCCGAATACCCGTGGACGGGGGAGGACGGTCGAGACGCAGGGCGGTGCGGTGGCGCTGTTGAGGGCGTTGTGGGTTGTTTCTAAGCATACATATTAG
- a CDS encoding uncharacterized protein (COG:S; EggNog:ENOG503NVRW) has protein sequence MSIRIPFPPAASLNGRAHREEDITLARTTSNKNARPAVPETPDGAAAAKVEAALALTPASNRRRVVLPDPIAFKFLEGDPTVTVITRKYVLPGYELYLVEQWACSRQSPALVIATYTADPKHSVVVGVLEIPGEEKDWSPRLRLYFSAIQHYHARPKGTDIGELMVTNLSSFPSALTVIAVPDGDIQKHRQVFIVNENLKRLGCSGRSGLTLTDPTPATQAKFLQLYKTNEKIPFAQAVLELVRMCQMALHIFGMLDAEYVDGLLCDVTETAINNWWTEIGSEYFNTEPTDGILGPTTVAAMLGTLMGARNRLSYSGAPVAKDVFDLESTKKGIGTFQKSVKIERTRRLDRQTLLKLHSATAKAAAGDGGWGVHRAVKSTVAEIGGKRGELVIGMVGGKDKANIGDIETVDLGKFINLAYGERPKWLWHGKPRRTQQETAPGSAFGKDLREETIVPQSGSRRTQSAPVEDELEAKKREDSPAIYAPPPVTNSAPITAESHNPGDRDALRKGIFKGVAGKVSDARSGLGRIRDAVGGGLRGHASRPSKDESPDTAISGYSSPSIATLAHSSAAVTSPVAVGKAFSWKVKPEEYANGAPKERDFGETGPSGLNGSAEGSETHPTGVRAESTSSQELLRAAEEKEALAEIRKDVLENTFSAAASEAGDLDAQPQQFLGAQGSSDLPLSFLQRRHSFTTIEALQRPLNDARYPRRLSFSEAEEAVLGWHEIISLADLPPSDAGVDPATTAFLQSQAELAYSLYHRLQEIQKDLANWVTGKLSGVDILNTTYGAQQAELQTLYHAVSEAYARIRHSSGELVAEERGRLTEAVKDVEVLVAKLEYEISALVGKVNEVEDGVAQFEAQVEDLERRAEELKAALETESWAHCLVRTLTGIGSGPNITRARSG, from the exons ATGTCTATCCGGATACCCTTTCCTCCTGCCGCCTCACTCAACGGCAGGGCACATCGCGAAGAAGATATCACGCTGGCGAGAACAACTTCCAACAAGAATGCCAGGCCCGCGGTGCCAGAGACACCAGACGGTGCCGCAGCCGCCAAAGTGGAGGCTGCCCTTGCGCTTACACCTGCATCAAATCGCCGACGAGTCGTGCTTCCGGACCCTATAGCTTTCAA ATTTCTCGAAGGCGATCCAACAGTGACAGTTATTACGCGCAAATATGTCCTCCCTGGTTACGAACTATACCTCGTCGAACAATGGGCTTGCTCACGCCAATCACCCGCCCTCGTCATTGCGACCTACACAGCTGATCCAAAGCATTCGGTCGTCGTCGGGGTTCTGGAGATAccaggagaagagaaggattGGTCGCCGAGATTACGCTTATACTTTAGCGCTATCCAACACTACCATGCCCGACCAAAGGGAACAGACATTGGAGAGCTCATGGTCACCAACCTCAGTAGCTTTCCTTCCGCCCTTACTGTGATTGCGGTGCCCGACGGAGACATTCAGAAGCATCGCCAAGTGTTCATTGTGAACGAGAATCTCAAGCGGCTAGGGTGCTCAGGGAGATCAGGACTCACCCTCACAGATCCAACACCCGCTACGCAGGCCAAATTTCTGCAACTATACAAAACGAACGAGAAGATACCTTTTGCTCAGGCCGTTCTGGAGCTGGTTAGGATGTGCCAGATGGCACTTCACATCTTTGGCATGCTGGATGCGGAATACGTGGATGGGCTACTCTGTGACGTGACGGAAACCGCAATCAACAATTGGTGGACCGAAATTGGCTCCGAGTACTTCAACACCGAACCGACAGACGGCATTTTGGGTCCTACAACAGTGGCAGCGATGCTCGGCACGCTGATGGGAGCGAGGAATCGGCTCAGTTACTCTGGCGCACCAGTGGCCAAGGATGTTTTTGACCTTGAAAGCACCAAAAAGGGCATTGGGACCTTTCAAAAATCTGTCAAGATAGAGAGGACAAGACGTCTAGACCGCCAGACGTTGCTCAAGCTGCACAGTGCCACAGCCAAGGCAGCCgcgggagatggtggttggggtgttCACAGGGCGGTCAAATCTACGGTCGCTGAAATTGGTGGCAAACGCGGCGAGCTTGTCATTGGCATGGTGGGAGGCAAAGATAAAGCCAATATTGGTGATATCGAGACGGTCGACTTGGGAAAATTCATCAACTTGGCCTACGGTGAAAGACCAAAATGGCTTTGGCATGGAAAGCCAAGGAGAACACAGCAAGAGACTGCTCCGGGCTCTGCATTTGGCAAAGATTTACGAGAGGAAACTATTGTACCTCAGTCTGGAAGCAGAAGAACTCAGTCTGCGCCAGTGGAGGATGAGCTagaggccaagaagagggaagaTTCCCCCGCCATATACGCACCACCTCCTGTTACAAACTCAGCCCCCATCACAGCCGAAAGTCACAATCCCGGCGACAGGGATGCTCTACGAAAGGGAATTTTCAAGGGTGTTGCTGGAAAAGTGAGCGATGCTCGATCAGGTTTGGGTCGAATCAGAGAtgctgttggaggtggtttgaGGGGCCATGCCAGCAGGCCCTCCAAGGACGAAAGCCCGGACACGGCCATCAGTGGATATTCCAGCCCCAGTATAGCGACGTTAGCTCACTCGTCTGCCGCGGTGACGAGCCCGGTTGCAGTTGGCAAAGCATTCAGCTGGAAGGTCAAACCGGAGGAGTATGCGAACGGGGCTCCAAAGGAACGAGATTTTGGCGAAACAGGGCCATCTGGTTTGAACGGCAGTGCAGAAGGGAGTGAGACGCATCCTACAGGTGTCAGGGCTGAATCGACATCATCCCAAGAACTGCTCAGAGCAgcagaggaaaaagaagcgcTAGCCGAGATACGCAAAGATGTACTAGAGAATACATTTTCGGCCGCGGCTTCAGAGGCAGGTGATCTGGACGCTCAGCCCCAGCAATTTCTCGGTGCTCAAGGGAGCTCAGATCTGCCATTATCATTCCTTCAGCGAAGACACAGCTTCACAACCATTGAGGCTCTACAACGACCACTAAATGACGCCCGTTATCCCCGCCGTTTGTCTTTTAGCGAAGCTGAAGAGGCAGTTCTTGGCTGGCACGAGATCATCAGCCTGGCCGATCTGCCCCCATCGGACGCTGGCGTGGACCCAGCAACGACGGCATTTTTGCAGTCTCAAGCGGAGCTGGCTTACAGCTTATACCACCGGCTCCAAGAAATACAGAAAGACCTCGCCAATTGGGTTACAGGAAAACTGTCAGGGGTTGACATTTTGAATACAACGTATGGCGCTCAGCAGGCGGAGCTTCAAACTCTCTATCATGCCGTCAGCGAGGCCTACGCACGAATAAGGCATAGCAgtggggagctggtggcagAAGAGAGGGGACGCCTGACCGAAGCCGTCAAGGACGTTGAGGTCTTGGTTGCCAAGCTCGAATATGAGATTAGCGCGCTGGTCGGGAAGGTGAatgaggttgaggatggggtggcgCAGTTTGAAGCGCAGGTCGAGGATCTTGAGCGCAGGGCGGAAGAGCTCAAGGCTGCATTAGAAACGGAGAGTTGGGCGCATTGTCTTGTTCGAACGCTGACGGGTATTGGTTCGGGGCCGAATATCACTAGAGCAAGGTCCGGGTGA
- a CDS encoding uncharacterized protein (EggNog:ENOG503P05P) translates to MASTVGPARPKQKLFSTDFLSNTWAKLFFFIVGLQAVICVAFECYVFARFQFGLQFQEGEIPDEAQRRRLQSRYRTIPTFLALFIFGFLYVLVLAWDALRMKNTIQIIGLCVANLALFVYTILQIDQIEKSLDILQGALLLKDSDKGGDSNIVWALSKPFLIAVPAIVGVVTVAMSCIAYQLYREFAWDILKQIGADYRMKKRFLHYQIYIALLKFDFFFFLGFTVQFLVVVNNTKNNFELGLQVAAVPITIAILLCAAFFTQRENKIGVTLTIVLYFGALSYFFFKLVRIYQPGHKQDYEAVQKSLTAFAVLTILLIILTIINGFVCMSNFGAGLKDHLLKPRYSDPEKEDANSYQMNDQKPPLPSRMTID, encoded by the exons ATGGCTTCCACAGTCGGGCCAGCGCGGCCAAAACAAAAGCTCTTCTCGACGGACTTCCTCAGCAACACATGGGCGAAGCTCTTCTTTTTCATCGTCGGCCTACAGGCTGTAATTTGCGTGGCTTTTGAATG TTATGTGTTTGCGAGATTCCAGTTTGGCCTTCAATTTCAAGAAGGCGAAATCCCAGATGAGGCACAACGACGAAGGTTACAATCGAGATACCGTACGATTCCGACTTTCTTGGCGCTCTTCATCTTCGGATTCCTCTACGTTTTGGTCTTGGCGTGGGACGCACTGCGGATGAAGAACACGATTCAGATTATTGGGCTGTGTGTGGCCAACCTGGCACTCTTTGTCTACACCATCCTCCAGATTGATCAGATTGAAAAGTCACTGGATATTCTGCAGGGTGCTTTACTCCTAAAGGACAGCGATAAAGGTGGTGATTCGAACATTGTCTGGGCGCTGTCCAAACCCTTCTTGATAGCCGTTCCAGCAATCGTGGGCGTGGTCACCGTCGCCATGTCTTGTATCGCCTATCAGCTATACCGCGAGTTCGCTTGGGACATTCTGAAGCAGATTGGTGCTGACTACCGCATGAAGAAGCGGTTCCTTCACTACCAG ATTTACATCGCCCTCTTGAAGTTtgatttcttcttcttcttgggtttCACTGTGCAGTTCTTGGTCgttgtcaacaacaccaagaatAACTTCGAGCTCGGCCTGCAAGTGGCGGCGGTTCCTATCACGATCGCCATCCTTCTATGCGCCGCCTTCTTTACGCAGCGCGAGAACAAGATTGGAGTGACGTTGACCATCGTCTTGTACTTCGGCGCGCTCTCTtacttcttcttcaagctcGTCCGCATTTACCAGCCCGGTCATAAACAGGATTACGAAGCCGTCCAGAAGTCGCTGACAGCCTTTGCTGTCCTGACCattctcctcatcatcttgaccatcatcaacgGCTTCGTCTGCATGAGCAACTTTGGCGCCGGGCTCAAGGACCACCTTCTtaagccgagatactccgACCCCGAGAAGGAAGACGCAAATTCGTACCAAATGAACGATCAGAAGCCACCACTGCCAAGTCGAATGACGATTGACTAA
- the YLH47 gene encoding LETM1 domain-containing protein ylh47 (COG:S; EggNog:ENOG503NUF6): MSASTRVARRALVVNPFQGTTTHALPRSALLASSMLLARNAQNLRFNRPATALLIPVRGLTTSGTTTHGGPTGGPPPGFDVEKAKKPLPKEPSPKPKSSEAASKPAEKTSTPEAAADSSATLSQLAAQKEPAAEKVEAKKEEKKLTIAQKIKKEALHYWDGTKLLAAEVKISSRLATKMAAGYELTRREQRQLQRTVQDLGRLVPFSMFIIVPFAEFLLPVALKIFPNMLPSTYEGQKDKDKKANILRATRKEVSEFLRQTLKETGLPLSQATAQKEEFTNFFRKLRATGETPTADDVIKVCKVFKDDVTLDNLSRPQLVSMCRYLNLNTFGTDMMLRYQLRHRMRQIKRDDRAIAYEGVDSLSVAELQIACASRGIKSFGVSPARLREDLQTWLDLRLREGVPSTLLVLSNAYMYGQTQQDSSDGVSNQIEALTNVLSSIPEELFHEIELEVHNAEGAATNKQRLEVIKEQQELINEELQQDQENQATGFATPRDTEDIDEKEERQVQAEAEGIEKAQVAEAVDAEKDGLDAAKVLQKTEAAAAAKPSEKQQ, from the exons ATGAGCGCCTCGACAAGAGTTGCGCGCCGGGCGCTGGTCGTCAACCCGTTCCAAGGCACCACCA CTCATGCCCTCCCTAGATCCGCcctcttggcctcctcgatgcTTCTGGCACGCAATGCGCAGAACTTGAGGTTTAACCGCCCTGCCACTGCTCTGCTTATCCCAGTTCGGGGGCTCAccacctcgggtaccactACTCATGGCGGCCCGACGGGTGGCCCACCTCCGGGATTCGATGTCGAGAAGGCTAAGAAGCCTCTCCCGAAGGAGCCttcccccaagcccaagagcAGTGAGGCTGCATCCAAGCCAGCGGAGAAAACCAGCACCCccgaggctgctgctgattctTCTGCTACGCTCTCGCAGCTTGCCGCACAGAAGGAGCCTGCTGCAGAGAAGGttgaggccaagaaggaggagaagaagctgacgATCGCAcaaaagatcaagaaggaggctcTGCATTACTGGGATGGCACGAAACTGCTGGCCGCTGAGGTCAAGATCAGCTCCCGCCTGGCTACAAAGATGGCTGCCGGCTACGAGTTGACGCGGAGAGAGCAACGCCAGCTTCAACGTACCGTCCAGGATCTCGGCCGGCTGGTTCCTTTCTCCATGTTCATCATTGTGCCTTTTGCCGAatttctcctccccgtcgCGCTCAAGATCTTCCCCAACATGCTGCCCAGCACATATGAGGGGCAAAAGGACAAGGATAAGAAGGCGAATATCCTTCGGGCGACCCGTAAGGAGGTCAGCGAATTCCTCCGCCAGACCTTGAAAGAGACAGGCCTGCCACTTAGTCAGGCGACGGCCCAGAAGGAAGAGTTTACCAACTTCTTCCGCAAGCTTCGCGCCACTGGCGAGACACCTACGGCCGATGATGTGATCAAGGTCTGCAAAGTCTTCAAGGATGATGTGACCCTTGACAACCTTTCCCGGCCGCAGTTGGTGTCCATGTGCCGGtatctcaacctcaacacctttGGCACCGACATGATGCTCCGGTATCAGCTTCGCCACCGCATGCGGCAAATCAAGCGCGACGATCGCGCCATTGCCTATGAGGGCGTCGACAGTCTTTCCGTGGCCGAACTTCAAATTGCCTGCGCCAGCCGTGGCATCAAGAGCTTTGGTGTCTCGCCTGCTAGGTTACGGGAAGACCTCCAGACTTGGTTGGATTTGCGACTTCGGGAGGGTGTCCCCTCTACTCTTCTGGTTCTGAGCAATGCTTATATGTATGGCCAGACCCAGCAGGACAGCAGTGATGGTGTCTCCAACCAGATTGAAGCACTTACCAATGTGCTTTCCTCCATTCCGGAGGAGCTTTTCCACGAGATTGAGCTCGAGGTCCACAATGCTGAGGGTGCTGCCACCAATAAGCAGCGTCTCGAAGTAAtcaaggagcagcaggagctgATTAACGAGGAGCTGCAGCAAGACCAGGAGAACCAGGCGACAGGTTTCGCTACTCCCCGGGACACTGAAGACAttgacgagaaggaggagagacAGGTCCAGGCGGAGGCTGAGGGCATCGAGAAGGCGCAGGTTGCCGAGGCTGTGGATGCCGAGAAGGATGGCCTGGATGCCGCCAAGGTCCTCCAGAAAACCgaagctgccgccgctgctaAGCCTAGCGAGAAGCAGCAATAA
- a CDS encoding uncharacterized protein (COG:O; EggNog:ENOG503NXAW; BUSCO:EOG09263QPR) — MASEKPKLEALEEEYAKINKLPRLTKAVEHVDKIIELLSAAREQVASAPESHTAITITKLQNPVKSAFEAVNDGLKGAAAANKKMGKALDKSFPLKPLPTDHDAMADHVSLINRAIAMHLLREGQFKVASTFIDEVQSTTKRENPEYLDERMDDGNYDEAASTTSSEAYDLSSLHSQELQESFAGMYYILQELKARNLMPAITWARKNSVELEARGSNLEFELSRLQFVWLFKGPSVNGLPDDENNGQRGALQYARSNFGRFQARHLNEINQLACSMAFAPNIAESPYRQLFAIDTAFSDVASSFTREFCSLLGLSAESPLYLAATAGALALPQLMKYTQKTLAKGTEWTTSNEMAFETPLPESMLYHSIFVCPVSKEQTTDANPPMMIPCGHVLAKETLQKLCKGARFKCPYCPSEGILKDARQIIL; from the exons ATGGCGTCTGAGAAGCCCAAGCTGGAGGCGCTCGAAGAAGAATATGCAAAGATCAACAAACTCCCTAGACTCACGAAAGCGGTGGAGCATGTCGACAAGATCATCGAGTTGCTCAGTGCTGCTCGTGAGCAGGTAGCTTCAG CTCCCGAATCCCATacagccatcaccatcacaaaaCTTCAGAATCCCGTGAAGAGCGCATTCGAGGCAGTAAACGATGGGCTTAAAGGGGCAGCTGCCGCCAATAAGAAGATGGGAAAGGCTCTGGATAAGTCCTTTCCTCTGAAGCCTCTCCCAACAGACCACGATGCCATGGCAGACCACGTGTCTCTGATAAACAGGGCAATCGCCATGCACTTGCTTAGAGAAGGCCAGTTTAAAGTGGCGTCGACATTCATCGATGAGGTTCAGTCAACGACGAAGCGAGAGAATCCGGAATATTTAGACGAGCGTATGGACGACGGCAACTACGACGAAGCTGCGTCGACAACGTCGAGCGAGGCCTACGACCTTTCATCCCTCCACTCACAAGAGCTTCAAGAGAGCTTTGCCGGGATGTACTACATTTTACAAGAGCTAAAAGCTAGGAACCTGATGCCTGCTATTACGTGGGCGAGGAAAAACTCGGTCGAGCTGGAGGCACGAGGGAGCAATCTTGAGTTTGAACTAAGCAGGCTGCAGTTTGTTTGGCTGTTCAAAGGGCCTTCCGTCAACGGACTACCCGATGACGAGAACAATGGCCAGCGGGGTGCTCTCCAGTATGCTCGGTCAAACTTTGGCCGTTTCCAAGCACGCCATCTCAACGAGATCAACCAGCTGGCATGCTCCATGGCATTTGCGCCCAACATCGCCGAGTCCCCGTACAGACAACTGTTTGCGATTGATACTGCCTTCAGTGATGTTGCTTCCTCATTTACCCGCGAATTCTGCAGTTTGTTAGGCCTCTCGGCTGAATCCCCACTCTACCTAGCCGCCACCGCAGGCGCGTTGGCTCTCCCACAGCTGATGAAGTACACGCAAAAGACTCTCGCCAAGGGTACAGAATGGACAACCTCCAACGAGATGGCCTTCGAGACACCGCTTCCCGAGAGTATGCTCTACCACAGTATTTTTGTCTGTCCAGTCTCGAAGGAACAAACGACAGACGCCAACCCACCCATGATGATACCCTGCGGACACGTTTTGGCCAAGGAGACGCTTCAGAAGCTGTGTAAGGGGGCCAGGTTCAAGTGTCCATATTGTCCGTCGGAAGGTATACTGAAGGACGCGCGGCAAATCATTCTCTAG